The genomic DNA CTCAGTTTACCTGTCAGTCCCTGCACGGACATGGTCAtagtgcatgtttgtttgttagtaTTTACTTAATCCTTAGTAACAAGCTGCACAGAAAAAGACTGACACATGTTCTAATATATCTGATCTTACAGTGTACCACTTCTCTATGCATATGTGTTAGCCTTACACATATGCATAGAGAAGTGGTAATATGTTACTCAACTAacaattattacatttactCCATTTATTTAGCTTTAGTTAATAGTAAACTGGCAGATTGAGTTCAAATATAAAAAGTTTCTAACATATGATCTATTGTGCTTCTCAACATTATGTGAATTAATTCCACCTCAATGCATCAGTGGTAGTCTTTATATACTCtaagtacattttgctgataatacatcagtacttttacttgttacatttttaatgctggacttttaaagtgaaaattcgaaaaaatgtgatgaaaaactttttaaaattgtgatATTGCTAGTTTTACTTCCAAATCCAGATGTTAATCAATCATCACATATATTTTTCTCTGGCCTTGCAATCATAATACTATATCATAAAAAATGTAAGGTGTGCAATTTCTGCTGAAAGCTTAAACAAATTCAGTATTTTACATGCCATTATCAAGTCTCTTCTGAGCTGAAACAATGGCACTGCTGAACTGATACTAGCAGTAgctactttaaaacattttttttgtcacaattactgtggacaaaattacacaaaattACTTATAAacatcacacaaacaaaatataacattacTGCTGTCACAAAAGAAAGATCAGCTCTGTACGGTAAATTCCTGTACACACATCTGGCCAAAGGTTTCACTGAAtacttgtgtctgtgtgaagaTGCAgtaatactgaaaaaaaaaaagtggcacaTGTAAAACATCTTATTTGGATTGAATCTTAATTTTATGTAACAGGTACTGGAGAGAGTGGAAAGAGCACCTTTATCAAACAAATGAGGATTATCCACGGAGGAGGATACTCagaagaggacaggaagagctATGCCAAACTGGTCTACCAGAATATCTACACGTCCATGCAGACCATGATCCGAGCCATGGAGACACTCAGTATAGCTTTCTCTGATTCCAACAACCAGGTACAGAGTCTGAGCAGGCCTTCTCCATAAATTTTCAATTTAATCAATGACTGATGTCAAGTAGAGTACAGAATGATATTACTATCCTGAAAATACAGCACATCTACAAAACCTGTGTTACCTTTTCTTtcctggagggagggagagagagagagagagagagagagagagagagagagagagagagagagagagagagagagagagagagagagagagagaaatagaaatatgTTCCCACATGTcctttaatctttattttaagtTTCAGGATAATAGAATATAAGAAAGTATCTTGTGTCAAAGTAAAATCTaatcttgtttcttttcttctctttctcaatgtctttctgtctatctgtgtCTTTACAGAGTATTGCAAACTCAGTcctggatgtggaagtggataaGGTGGAGGAGTTAGATCTGAAGCATGTAGCAGGCATCGGGAATCTGTGGAACGATGGAGGAGTACAGGAGTGCTATGACCGACGCAGGGAGTACCAGCTGTCCGACTCCACAAAATAGTGAGCAATGGATATTCTGCACTGGTGCTATTACTGTAACAAACGCCAGATACCACACAACCACTACCACTATCAAATACTACACAATAACAATCCCACTGCCATTTATTGACCCAATGCTACCTTGTAAAATAGCTCAGACTCTCTTTGCTGAATACTGAATACATAGTTGATTAAAAAGAGGTGATTGCTGATACAAATTAACAATAATAGATGTAACTTTAGGTATAAATATTGCATATTACTACAACATCTCTCTGACACAGTCTCAGTGAATGtaatatactgtttatattatatCGTAAGTGTTTGTTGTACTACAGCTTCCATTGAAGACAATGAGTTGAGGTCCTTTTTACTTTCACCTATAAAGTTTatggttttgtatttttagatttaaaatattcaaatcttACTGCTTGTCACCAAAGATGGttaagtcaaataaataaaaattggaTCAAAttctaaaaacaaataaatagaaaaataatagaTATAAGACATAAACTCGAAACTGAGATGTTTATGCAGAGTACAGAGAAAGTTTCAACttgcagcagatgaatgtgaaaacagtgttcaagtgtcaaactctgcacgtATATCATTCAGTGCAGGTGAtaaaaagcaaaacacatttttgagtggagaggGACTTTAAATAATAAGTCACTGCTAACATTCATGttagtataaatacatttttcatattttcttttaaccacttaacatacgctgttccgtctacggaacgggacggatgttaggaggtagccacaagttcttctggatgttttaaacaccaacccctAAACATATGTATTCATGctgtacattgttggaaagcttagattgttctgattcattcaagaccactcacgacttatatggttgctcacagccgtaatagtattagcgattagctcggctagcccctgagctaagtaagaaaagctataatgctacataccttcaaagtcttccctttatccacaacgatcatcttatgactcagcactttctgtacagctcgccaaatatccattcttgtgaaatatgaaatccgtttccataaaaccgaaatactttcctcaatatgtccatgtatttagtccaacacgtaacgtaataacacaaataacaaatcatatacagtccgtttacgtcatttcctgacccgcacgtccatctcagagtacacgtgactagatttttacgaccgtgagcctcttctgcttctgacgacaccacacacaagccaatcggtgtttaggattaggcagtacatgtctccaaagccaatcaggacatgtgaccgacaacaatgacgacatggctttgattgactgctgttatagcctatggaaatattcggtgaaatgaagttgataaccttttagccaatagtcagaggtttccaacggtgtatgatactaagctattaagtttggctgtccataaacaaactccaagcgtaaccggcgtgcgccctgtgcgtaaaagagttgaaccatatatcattaggCACTCGGCAATCGGCAtgttggtacacggttggttcttcttcgacttaacatatgacttataccaaaataaacagatagatagatagatagatggtatgatagatagatatatgtaataataataataataataataatatggcgtcagctttcattagagaccaagatttttattgtaggcaaaggggatgtgaagttataggtgtttgattgcggttatacagctttggtaaccaagtgtccatttggagtctccaaaaaggacctgaggaaaacgcatggacatacctgttgaataatcattcagaaaaattcatcttttggtcttttgactccaaatttggactgcatgaagccaagacatgtggctgtggcctcattgtgtctatatcctgctgagaggtccctgaatgtctgtacacatgtcattgtaaaggcaaacctatgggcgagtaaacaaccccatcattgtaacctctgccactctttgtcagtaagtcacagaatcacacagacacttttacaagaatcctgagagtgtttcctttccaatgataccagacacatctctgagtctcaaactatgtgggatctgtgctgctcacaacttgggcatgtcgtttaggctaacagcataaaaaacaggggcgtgtgttaagtggttctTTTTGTATTCTTCTGGATTCTGGATTCTTTCATGTCTGTTATTTTGCTTTACTCAGTCTCTCACTATGTTTCTTCTACATTTCTTCAGCTATCTCACTGACCTGGATCGAATTGCAAAGCCCTCTTACATACCTGACCTTCAGGATATCCTCAGAGTCCGAGTGCCAACCACGGGGATCATCGAATATCCCTTTGACATGGAGAATGTCATCTTCAGGTCAGATACAATACACTTATAcattgaataaaaatgatgattatttatgtAGCACACAGTTGATTTTTGACATGGCATGCCATTCCTGTTATGGTTGGTGTTGGCTGTTGTTACGTAAGGATGGTGGATGtggggggtcaaaggtcagagcgGAGGAAGTGGATCCACTGCTTTGAGAACGTCACGTCCATCATTTTCCTGGTGGCGCTCAGCGAGTACGATCAGGTCCTGGCCGAGTGCGACAACGAGGTGAGACTTCAATTCATCAGTAGATCATGATGCGGTGTTAAAGCTCTTTTTAGGAGCAACTTTGATTCTATGAAAAAAAtgcttctttctttatttcagaATCGTATGGAGGAGAGCAAGGCATTGTTCAAAACCATCATCACCTACTCCTGGTTCCAGCGCTCCTCTGTCATCCTTTTCCTCAACAAGACTGACATCATCAAGGAGAAAATCATGTACTCTCACTTAGCAGACTACTTTCCTGATTTCACAGGTTAGTTAGTTAATATGAATAATCATCCTGGATATATGCTGATAGGGAATATCACATGTTAGACTGCATTTGCAATTTTGtctaaatgaaagaaaacataatgGCTCAAGAACAATCAAGAGTTTGGGGTTTGTGGGACTTTCAGATCAGTGACTGAATTCTAATATTGCACTATGGCATTGATTTTGCTTAATTAGATGTAAATTAAAAGTTAGGAGGAAAAGTAATATTCccctatttatatatctatgttAATCTTCATTCTTACTTTTATACAAGTACAATCACAAGAAGCGCCCACAGTTTTTATGCACGGATCTTGTGATAAACTTGTGAttatagtaccagtcaaaagttaaGACACACCCTTCCATTCACTTAAATTAGAAAGTGtgtccagacttttgactggttCTGTATGTGGCAcgtaatgtgtaaaatgtgggAGAGAAAACCCTGAAAATGTAGCCTGGGTGACACTTGACCGCGTCTCAATCTCTGAGCAAAGTAGAATCTggctggaatgagagcatgggtataccAAGGCTACtgaaaatgtgtattaaaagacaaaaaaacacaaaaacatagaTTTTTAGAAAATACACATTCTCAAATTTGGTCTCTCATCATATTTgactattttcatttttcacgtCCTATTCACTGACAAAATGTTCAACCCTTAATCACAGGACCTCAGCAGGATCCCACAGCTGCTCAAGAATTCATCCTGAAAATGTACCAAGAACAAAACCCAGACAAGGACAAGACCCTGTACCCTCACTTCACCTGCGctacagacacagaaaacatcCGCTTCGTCTTCGTGGCCGTCAAAGACACCATCCTCAGACACAACTTGAAGGAGTTCAATCTGGTGTGAAGATGCCGAGCACGACAGGAGAGGCGCCAAAAGGGGAAGACGTGAGAAGAGCCAAAATAGGAGAATTCAATACAAGAAAACTCTCTTCTCTTGGCAGTCAAAACAAAGAACATTTAGATTTTTCATAGTTTCTCCCAGTTTACACATAAAAAGATTCTTGGGTTACTTAACACTgaagatatttatattttttagagAGAATATGAACATGTAACAGTCTGTCAGTATGATCATCTGTCAGTTGTTGTGTAGATTTTGTAGTTTCCATTTCAGGCTTTGTAGAGACAAACTGTAAGAAAATACTTTATACTAGaagtgaaaatgagaaaattacCAAAAATATAATGGGAGTTGTGTGGTCTACTTATTTTATTACTTCTTAAAATGTACTGTGATTAGACACTGAACTTGTGTGCTTGAACTGATAGTTGTTAAGAGTTCCCTCTGTTGGTTTTACCCTTCTTCTCTAACACCAGTGTCTTCTTTCATCTGTAAGTGCCTTATTTACTCAGGACAGACAGCACAGCTTATCTGGTTTTAGATGTAAATAATCCAAACTGTGCTTTGAATAACTTTACTCAACAGTCTCTTCTCAGgagaaatggaaaaatatttaTGGTCATTtccaattaaacaaataaataaattatagtTACTTAATTAAAGAgagtattttgtgtgtttctgggtGGAAAAGAGAACTATGGGAGAGAATGAAAACCTGTACAGTACATGACAAAAATTGACATGACACACTACTGAAATCtgaaacacatattttatttttttgaaaacGGTGAGAAAAAAATAAGCCACTGCAGTGAACATTTTGCTCCccgaaaacaaaaaagacaagaacTAATGGCAACAGAGACATTTTTAGTAATTATTAAACTGCGATGCACCCCAAACCCAAagcaaacttttaaaatatacgTCAGAGCAAACAGCAGCTCCTCATCATTATTATTCACTTCTTTTAAATAGACATTTCTCTGCATATTTCATCAACATAGTTGGCATTGCATATGTGtggtataaaaacataaaaatcacaCATTACAATCTGCAACGTCTTAATACAGACTACTGTGTGAGGATGGATATATACAGGATATTATTAGATCAATATACAGCAGATTGATAGATGTAAGTACAGTATAAAAATAGCATGCGTCTCTaaatcacacacagaacagtcTTTATCTTgcagaaatgtataaaaaataagaaaagtgtgaagtaaaagaaaacaggTTTCACTGACTGtgcattttaaatgatgtgTTAAAGCCACACTCAAGATTGAAATTAACTTCCCTTTTATGTAATCCAGTAAATAAACAACATTATAAAGTATGTCGACACAGTGTTACAAAAATGTTCAAGATTTGTCTCTCACTAATGTAGCTGTTACAGtgtaaaatacacatttctatAGGCAAATACATCATGAAAGCAAATACAACTAAAAAGTGCATTTGACTGAAAATGGCAGCAGAACTATGACAACATGAAGGCCTAGGAAATGGAAAATTCTCCAATTTACTCAGCGTTTAAGACTAAAGCATATACTGATGAGGTGTGCTTGTAAACTCAGACGTAGCGTTAGTTTTAGGTACTATAAAAGAATTTGTTAAAATcaattatactgtatatcacagCAAAAGACAGTGAGACAATGTTTGGTTTGATGCATTCAGAATCAGAGCATCTGTGGTAAATGTTTATAAGTAAATTAACTGTTCATTTATACTGTAGCACTGCTGTAAGCATGCACACATATAAActacaccccccacccccccaacacACGCTATCAGCATTGTTGAGTGTTTTTACCACTACTCACACATAGAGGTGAACAAAACGAGCATGCAGTAAAGGACAaaggcactgacacacacacactgttctcgTGTGTTCAttgtgggtttgttttttttcactcagaTCATTTCTCACTCAGATCATTTCTCAGTCAGGTTTTGCGTAAACTCTCTTGCGTCCTCCAGTTTGGTGAGAACCCACTGGAAGCGAATGAGAACAAAATGTTAGAACATTATCTTCTACGACAACAGGTTTGACATACAGATATTTGGCCTAGATGTGACAGAGAAACAGATGACTGTGAGATAGTGGATATCAGATCATTCTGAGGAGTTTCACCAAAAAAATTAATACTAAATAAAgatatacatgtacatttttgtcAGAGCATCTTACTTACCTTGGCTATCTCGGGGGTTCTGAAGTTGATAATCTTCCCAAACTCTTTGGCATGGAAGACAGACTTTACTCTCTCCTACAGGTCACAAGACAAAAGGTTTAGTGCAAAAATCTGCAGCAGAATTATTCAAAGCTAAAAGGAGCTTGACTACCAGTGTCGCTGCATTGTTGAATCTCagtaaagaatgaatgaaacaggTTATCTAGTTATCTTCTATTTACAACAAAAATGATGGCTAAAAACAAAACCTCAGTGTTAAAAAACTGTATCTTTCTTTAATCTCTTCtcatatataaaaaacaaaaaaaaaagccaaacttgCTGAAATCTCTGCTGAGAGGTGACATGAGGATTGTTGTACCAAAATCATTTCatatgtaatatgtttttcAGTGTGTCCAAGTGGGGCTGGACAATATTgacaaaaaataacattacaacatttttgattgaatactctgatatattattaatgaATATTTCTGGGGCAATTTACACTTTTACCTATATGTggaaacttgtaaaaaaaaaaagaagaagctattTCAACGTAAGTCTCCTGATGGTAAAAAGGGAAGTTTCTGATTTGGATTACAATAGTAAAACTTGtctgtatttgttgtttttgtacctTGGCCTCGATGCGAAGTCGGCGGTCCTCTACAATCAGTGGCTCCTTGGTGAACTCTTCAAACAGATACTGCCACTCACAGGTCAACTGGCCAAATGTGCCTTTGGTCACGAAAAATATGCCCCTGGAAAAGAAAGCAcacaatgtgtaaaaaaaaaactccatgtAGAGTAGAGTGAAGCAAACTCATAGAAATATCCCCATTGGTCAGATACTGATGATGATCAAATGTGCTGCGAAACAATTAAATGGTTTGGCTGAACTAAGCAATGAGTCTGTGTCCGTTGGGAAAAGGGAGCTTCTCTTTACTGATGAGAAAACATCTGGAATGCTTTTCACTAACTCAATAAGATGATGAAAAACACTAACCTCTTGGTAATCATCAGGAAGTCGGAGTCATTGACCTTGGCATGAGCAAAGTATCTGTACTTCGCAAAACGTCCGTTCTCAATTTtctggaagaaaagaagaataaatcatTCAGAATTACCCAAATTATTATACACTGCGGTATGtctgaattaaattaaaatgtgaatgtcAGTATGTGTATATTCTATGACAATTCAAGtgcctttaaaaacacagtccACAATTCTCAGCAAAGTGAAATTTACAGAAAGATGTTGTGGGTTGGTGAGGAAGGATGGGATGAAACAAAGACAATGACAGGTAGAAGTTGAAACTGAAAGACTTTATTGAGAACAAGACAGAAGTGAATAGTGGCAGTGAATGACAGAGTGATGAAACAGACTTTGATTAATGAGGAGAAATGAGTCTTCCGGGAGTTTATGACTTGATGAGGATGTTCTAAACAGTGAATGAGTATCTGAACAAtggtaataataaaataagtgttttgtgatgaaagaaaaaggatgaTAGGAGTTCATTAATTTAAGCTTAAACCaatccaaaaataaaagaaaagttaattaacaattacaaaatataagatgcataaaaacacatttctgtcacATCTTTCACCCTAAGGCCTCTGGGAACTCCTGACtaacagacagcagagagataACAAACTCCAGTACAGACTACAGTCATACAAAGCACCAATACTACACTACAGCTGTCACTGCTAGCTGCTTTCCTCATCACCCTCATCCTCTGAGACAGTTCTACTCCGTTCACTGTAGGCCCATCTCCTCTGTGGACATGacaagagagaagacagaggtCAGACCGACAGGGACGAAACCTGCTTCTACCCAGTCAGCTGTACCTACCAAAGTGGTAAACGTGATGTGATCATTTGAGATAAATGATAGATGTTGATTTAACCTCACCTGATGACATCAGTCaatgataaaaaatgtattttccataAATTAACAACAGTCTGGTCCTTACCCAGCAGCTTTCTAAAACGTGGTTATCCAACTCTCTATTTGGGGAAACAGGCTTCAAATGCATTGTGGACAAACTGCTTGTGTTTATCTGCTTTGTAGTTAAAAGCTTCTTGAAGTCAATTAAATTTGTCCACAATGCATTTTGAAGCCTGTTTCCCACACAGCCatgacagaaacatgaaacatatgcatgaaatgtattattatttttcagttaGTCCTAATTCGGCACAGGGGTTAAAACTATCACAAACACATCTATACCCATACAAACGTGGCCTACATCTAAAGCTGCTGATACAGATAGATGACATGAATGGAGAAACAACTATGGGAGCTTTTGGACCTTCATGTTAGACGAAGATccccaccatcatcatcaaaacaccaaattatGAAATATCCTTTGGAATAATGGTCTACATAAAGAGGTCCTGAAGCTGTTGGGGAGGATCATTGTTGCCCAAAATCTTACTAAGGGACTTGGTTTCTCTAgtttgtcacccatctgtaaACTTTAGGGGAAATTCTACAGACAGTGTCTTTACTAGTAGGCAATAATGTAGCTCTGACCTGAGACTCGTAAGCAGCAACTTCAACCCACTCCATCCAG from Scomber japonicus isolate fScoJap1 chromosome 9, fScoJap1.pri, whole genome shotgun sequence includes the following:
- the LOC128364408 gene encoding guanine nucleotide-binding protein subunit alpha-14-like, whose amino-acid sequence is MMAGCCVSAEEKENQRINEEIEKQLRRDKKDSRRELKLLLLGTGESGKSTFIKQMRIIHGGGYSEEDRKSYAKLVYQNIYTSMQTMIRAMETLSIAFSDSNNQSIANSVLDVEVDKVEELDLKHVAGIGNLWNDGGVQECYDRRREYQLSDSTKYYLTDLDRIAKPSYIPDLQDILRVRVPTTGIIEYPFDMENVIFRMVDVGGQRSERRKWIHCFENVTSIIFLVALSEYDQVLAECDNENRMEESKALFKTIITYSWFQRSSVILFLNKTDIIKEKIMYSHLADYFPDFTGPQQDPTAAQEFILKMYQEQNPDKDKTLYPHFTCATDTENIRFVFVAVKDTILRHNLKEFNLV